In Treponema denticola, one genomic interval encodes:
- a CDS encoding type II toxin-antitoxin system HicA family toxin, giving the protein MGQWDKLIRKITSLNKDMRFLELKKVLESYGYVMSSPKSGSSHHTFRKPGCNPITIPNHEPIKIVYVKMVKEIIESEQLNKTQEKKE; this is encoded by the coding sequence ATGGGACAATGGGATAAACTTATTAGAAAAATAACATCTCTAAACAAAGATATGCGGTTTTTAGAATTAAAAAAAGTGTTAGAAAGTTATGGTTATGTGATGAGTTCTCCTAAAAGTGGAAGTAGTCATCATACTTTTAGAAAGCCCGGATGCAACCCAATTACAATACCAAATCATGAACCAATAAAAATAGTCTATGTTAAGATGGTAAAAGAGATAATCGAATCAGAGCAGCTAAATAAAACACAGGAGAAAAAAGAATGA
- a CDS encoding threonine/serine exporter family protein, whose translation MEEEKNEAVIFRIALTAGELLIKNGAEMHRTEETILRICSSHGITGLAVFITPSVILIGNDKKEGSTYIKNIKVRGSNIHKISLVNEFSRNFTQGKISENEALEILKNIDAEKGYPYWLVLTTSGIACGLFSVLLGGTLNDFIVTFLATFVAVFSNDKIAQFSKTVFLGNFIAGFFVGITTILFYHIGFVKNLDMIIVGAVLSLVPGVAFTSGIRDFILGDLVSGIARTCEAVLIAVAIAFGIGSVLFGYSLLGGI comes from the coding sequence ATGGAAGAAGAAAAGAACGAAGCAGTAATTTTTAGAATAGCCCTGACGGCAGGAGAGCTTCTAATAAAAAACGGAGCAGAGATGCATAGAACGGAAGAAACTATTTTAAGAATATGCTCTTCACACGGTATTACCGGTCTTGCCGTTTTTATAACACCGTCAGTAATATTAATAGGAAATGATAAAAAAGAAGGCTCCACTTATATTAAAAACATAAAAGTCAGAGGCAGCAATATACACAAAATTTCATTGGTCAACGAATTTTCAAGAAACTTTACTCAAGGTAAAATTTCTGAAAATGAAGCTCTTGAAATTTTAAAAAATATTGATGCAGAAAAAGGTTATCCGTATTGGCTTGTACTAACCACCTCCGGAATAGCCTGCGGACTTTTTTCTGTTTTGCTCGGCGGAACATTAAATGATTTTATAGTTACCTTTCTTGCCACCTTCGTAGCAGTTTTCTCAAATGATAAAATTGCACAGTTTTCAAAAACAGTATTTTTAGGAAATTTTATAGCAGGCTTTTTTGTCGGTATAACAACCATTCTTTTTTATCATATAGGCTTTGTAAAAAATCTTGATATGATAATAGTCGGAGCCGTTCTATCCCTTGTGCCGGGAGTTGCCTTTACTTCAGGTATACGGGATTTTATTTTAGGAGACTTAGTTTCGGGAATTGCCCGAACCTGTGAAGCCGTACTCATAGCCGTTGCAATAGCCTTTGGTATAGGCTCTGTTCTTTTCGGCTATTCACTTTTGGGAGGAATATAA
- a CDS encoding DUF4469 domain-containing protein translates to MAKKKYVWEVHLRPNTLTKNNDRDCIADVHAHAATQRNEDIAEIITKERSEFRKETIINILKMRDKAVKDLIQEGLSFMDGLVQISPRVSGVWETENSPYDEKVHKRTVDLVPTTDLRTALDAIGVKVLGAKEETARITEITDTATGLKDGTLTIGDDIIIEGSKIKVDETDPAQGVFFKAENGTEYKTNRRLSVNLPSQIIARVPKEIPEGKVEVIVRTKFSTGNKTLLQIREIVYGYPCKAKA, encoded by the coding sequence ATGGCAAAGAAAAAGTATGTTTGGGAAGTGCACTTGCGTCCCAACACCTTGACCAAGAACAACGACAGAGACTGTATAGCTGATGTTCATGCACATGCTGCTACGCAGAGAAATGAGGACATTGCGGAAATAATTACCAAAGAACGCTCGGAATTCCGCAAGGAAACAATTATCAACATTCTCAAGATGAGGGATAAGGCTGTAAAAGACCTTATCCAAGAAGGTTTGAGTTTTATGGACGGTCTTGTACAAATTAGTCCGCGTGTATCGGGTGTATGGGAGACGGAAAATTCTCCTTACGATGAAAAAGTACACAAGCGTACCGTAGACCTTGTGCCGACAACCGACTTGCGTACCGCTCTTGATGCAATCGGCGTAAAAGTACTCGGAGCAAAAGAAGAAACTGCCCGCATTACCGAAATAACCGATACCGCAACGGGCTTAAAAGACGGCACACTTACAATAGGCGATGATATTATAATCGAGGGAAGCAAAATCAAGGTAGACGAAACCGATCCGGCTCAAGGTGTATTTTTTAAAGCAGAAAATGGCACCGAATACAAAACCAACCGCCGCCTATCGGTCAACCTGCCGAGCCAAATCATCGCCCGCGTACCCAAAGAAATACCCGAAGGAAAAGTAGAAGTAATAGTGCGGACTAAATTCAGCACCGGCAATAAAACCCTTTTGCAAATACGCGAAATAGTATACGGCTATCCTTGCAAGGCAAAGGCATAG
- a CDS encoding formylglycine-generating enzyme family protein produces the protein MIKLNLNKSSAASSGRLCALKRAAALIIAAILAAALLFTGCNQPSGSSSGGNSGGGNSGNSGNSGGGGNSGGGGNGGGGGTPPTPPAPPDVGSFEDTGDGFVKIIHPANGIVGVDPDYTLPGTDNHWKGVFRAGRKVKLSPYKLGKTEVTYELWHEVRTWAEGKGYTFANQGKEGSGGTEGAAPTEAGKKEPVTTISWRDCIVWCNAYTEKEKGIEYCVYRKSKTDTTVLKDATAEEGGVFICDKAYADMDKKGFRLPTEAEWEYAARWQGSNNTNAAQYGDVYLTKLNSASGAKADWKNADETKAVAWYSGNAGGTTHQVGKRRANALGLHDMSGNVWEWCFDRYSSNPASNDVAYEQGGIVTDPQGAASGSGRVGRGGSWGDNAGDCAVGLRIDGSPGSRDSNLGFRLACRP, from the coding sequence ATGATAAAATTAAATTTGAACAAGAGCTCAGCCGCTTCAAGCGGCAGGCTCTGTGCACTGAAAAGAGCGGCGGCGCTCATCATAGCCGCAATATTGGCAGCCGCGCTGCTTTTTACCGGCTGTAACCAACCGTCAGGCAGCAGTTCGGGAGGTAACTCCGGAGGAGGCAATTCAGGTAACTCCGGCAATTCCGGCGGAGGAGGAAACTCAGGCGGAGGCGGAAATGGCGGGGGAGGCGGCACCCCGCCCACGCCGCCTGCACCGCCCGATGTAGGCTCTTTTGAAGACACAGGCGACGGCTTTGTAAAAATAATCCATCCTGCAAACGGCATTGTAGGCGTTGACCCTGACTACACCTTACCCGGAACTGACAATCATTGGAAAGGCGTATTCCGTGCAGGCCGAAAGGTAAAATTAAGTCCCTACAAGCTGGGCAAAACAGAGGTAACGTACGAGTTATGGCACGAGGTACGGACATGGGCAGAAGGTAAAGGCTACACCTTTGCTAATCAGGGAAAAGAAGGCAGCGGCGGAACCGAAGGAGCCGCTCCCACAGAAGCAGGAAAAAAAGAGCCTGTAACGACTATAAGCTGGCGGGACTGCATTGTGTGGTGTAATGCGTATACGGAAAAAGAAAAAGGAATAGAGTACTGTGTCTACCGCAAAAGCAAAACCGATACTACGGTATTAAAAGACGCAACAGCTGAAGAAGGGGGAGTATTTATTTGCGATAAAGCTTATGCCGATATGGATAAAAAAGGCTTTAGACTTCCGACTGAAGCTGAGTGGGAATATGCTGCCCGTTGGCAGGGAAGCAACAACACAAATGCGGCACAATACGGCGATGTATACCTTACCAAATTAAACAGTGCAAGCGGAGCCAAAGCTGACTGGAAAAATGCGGATGAGACAAAAGCCGTTGCATGGTATAGCGGTAATGCGGGAGGAACAACACATCAAGTAGGAAAAAGGAGAGCGAATGCACTTGGCTTACACGATATGAGCGGGAATGTCTGGGAATGGTGTTTTGATAGATATAGTAGTAACCCTGCATCAAACGATGTTGCTTATGAGCAAGGCGGTATTGTTACCGATCCTCAAGGTGCCGCGTCAGGCTCTGGCCGTGTTGGACGCGGCGGCAGCTGGGGCGACAACGCGGGCGACTGCGCTGTAGGCTTACGGATCGACGGCAGTCCTGGCAGCAGGGACAGCAATCTTGGCTTCCGGTTGGCTTGTCGGCCCTAA
- a CDS encoding metallophosphoesterase family protein: protein MKLLIISDGHGDLEKLKRIKPVADGVDALIFGGDFAAFKKIETGAPFLNELLKIHKNIFAVLGNCDEPEFEKKLKDAGVSITGEVKNFEGLIFAGSGGGSKFTGTTPYERTDEELVKDLTDAFEKANITEAGNLVLVCHNPPHGAKVDKVAPMVHVGSKGITAFIEKHKPLLVVSGHIHESFAVDKIGETVLVNPGALMEGRYALAEITKNEKGFEVSVELKTLD, encoded by the coding sequence ATGAAGTTATTGATTATTTCGGACGGGCATGGGGATCTTGAAAAACTAAAAAGGATAAAACCTGTTGCCGATGGGGTTGATGCCCTTATTTTCGGAGGGGACTTTGCTGCTTTTAAAAAGATTGAAACGGGGGCTCCTTTTTTAAACGAGCTTTTAAAGATTCATAAAAATATTTTTGCCGTGTTGGGGAATTGCGATGAACCTGAGTTTGAAAAAAAATTAAAAGATGCCGGTGTTTCGATTACGGGCGAGGTAAAAAATTTTGAAGGGCTTATCTTTGCGGGTTCCGGGGGCGGAAGCAAATTTACAGGCACTACACCTTACGAAAGAACCGATGAAGAGCTTGTAAAAGATTTAACCGATGCCTTTGAAAAAGCAAATATTACCGAAGCCGGTAACTTGGTTTTGGTTTGTCATAATCCTCCGCATGGGGCTAAGGTCGATAAGGTGGCTCCCATGGTGCATGTGGGCTCAAAGGGCATCACTGCTTTTATCGAAAAGCATAAGCCTCTTTTGGTTGTGTCGGGTCATATTCACGAGTCCTTTGCGGTCGATAAAATCGGCGAAACCGTTTTGGTAAACCCCGGTGCCCTGATGGAAGGCCGCTATGCTCTTGCCGAGATTACAAAAAACGAAAAGGGCTTTGAAGTTTCGGTAGAATTAAAAACCTTGGATTAA
- a CDS encoding type II toxin-antitoxin system HicB family antitoxin, with protein MKTLEEYMKLPYKLEIIPDIDEKGFAASYPELPGCVTCGSSIAETVLNSEDAKRAWISAAIEEGIKINEPEDMDTSSTQLELRMSKTLHKTLCENSKKEGMSINQYCVDLLSTKSKETRLR; from the coding sequence ATGAAAACTTTAGAAGAATACATGAAATTACCTTACAAACTGGAAATCATTCCTGATATTGATGAAAAAGGGTTTGCCGCTTCTTATCCTGAACTTCCCGGATGTGTAACCTGTGGATCAAGTATTGCAGAAACAGTATTAAATTCCGAAGATGCCAAAAGAGCATGGATTTCTGCGGCTATTGAAGAAGGAATAAAAATTAACGAACCTGAAGATATGGATACATCATCCACTCAACTGGAATTGAGAATGTCTAAAACTTTACATAAAACTCTTTGTGAAAACTCAAAAAAAGAGGGGATGAGTATAAATCAATATTGTGTTGATTTACTTTCAACAAAATCTAAAGAAACAAGATTAAGATAA
- a CDS encoding Txe/YoeB family addiction module toxin, whose protein sequence is MKKIWFDEAWEDYVYWQTQDKKTIKRINMLVKDIERRNFDGIGKPEPLKGELSGFWSRRIDEVNRLVYRVSKNTLEILSCRGHYED, encoded by the coding sequence ATAAAAAAAATATGGTTTGATGAAGCTTGGGAAGATTATGTGTATTGGCAAACACAAGATAAGAAAACAATAAAGCGTATCAACATGCTGGTTAAAGATATTGAACGAAGAAACTTTGACGGTATAGGAAAACCGGAACCCCTAAAAGGCGAGTTGAGCGGGTTTTGGAGCCGTCGTATTGATGAAGTGAACAGGCTTGTGTACCGTGTAAGCAAAAATACTCTAGAAATTCTATCCTGCCGTGGACATTACGAGGATTAA
- the loaP gene encoding antiterminator LoaP: MDYYVVQVSTGKEKNFIEDAEFKNKFDELSYSIVFPQRILKIRKAGKVTEKQLPVFAGYLFIGTDKISKELYQHLKRCKGFYRFLPNNQEPRFLEGRDLEILNQFISFGGLAKISQVVFDENDRIKVIGGPLSGLEGYIVRVNKRKGRATVCLDMCQTAFSIDLGFEILNKEEKK, from the coding sequence ATGGATTATTATGTAGTTCAGGTAAGTACAGGCAAAGAAAAGAATTTTATTGAAGATGCGGAATTTAAAAATAAATTTGATGAGCTTTCTTATTCTATAGTTTTTCCTCAAAGGATTTTAAAGATAAGAAAGGCAGGTAAGGTAACGGAAAAACAGCTGCCTGTTTTTGCCGGATATTTGTTTATAGGTACCGATAAAATTTCTAAAGAGCTGTATCAACATCTTAAAAGATGTAAGGGCTTTTATAGATTTTTACCCAATAATCAAGAACCGAGATTTTTAGAAGGAAGGGATTTGGAAATTCTTAATCAATTTATTTCCTTCGGCGGTCTTGCAAAAATTTCGCAAGTCGTATTTGATGAAAATGATAGAATAAAAGTTATCGGAGGCCCTTTAAGCGGTCTTGAAGGCTATATTGTAAGAGTAAACAAGAGGAAGGGAAGAGCTACCGTTTGTCTGGATATGTGTCAAACGGCTTTTTCTATCGACTTAGGATTTGAAATACTAAATAAGGAAGAGAAAAAATGA
- a CDS encoding polysaccharide biosynthesis protein encodes MNRPIKQKASIYIVGAGLAGTMIAHEISAKKIFGKVAAFLDDDPKKIGTKIDGIPVFGPISETVHLIRIDAGDEALIAIPSIRSERLREIYELLKSAGFSKIKLLPAISQIIDGSAHLVQAREIDPQDLLTRTPVTISLKKSLAYLRGKRVLITGAGGSIGSELCRQLLSGGAERLYLFGHGENSIYQIYKELKILQAGGVGDKATIVPVIGELKDREYMRYIIKQLKCDAVFHTAAYKHVPLMEENPVAVIENNVFGTKNLLDACIEFGVKRFVLISTDKAVEPVSVYGVSKLLSEKLVLQAAETVKEKKDSAYMFVRFGNVLGSRGSIFPLFVEQIQNGGPVTVTDKNMIRFFMTIPEACSLVLQTGGVGKSGESYLLDMGEPVNIYETAKQLISYMGFEPEKDIKIEIIGPREGERLEEPLWSSTEYLEKTDYEKIMRLRDKKEFDSKNLNEILNTLYPFCFYSEEHKDDFRNKEKMRKVLEEENLLIYKNECK; translated from the coding sequence ATGAATCGTCCTATTAAACAAAAAGCTTCTATATATATAGTAGGTGCAGGTCTTGCCGGAACTATGATTGCACATGAGATTTCGGCAAAAAAAATATTCGGTAAGGTCGCTGCATTCTTAGATGATGACCCTAAAAAGATCGGAACTAAGATTGACGGGATTCCGGTATTCGGGCCTATAAGTGAAACGGTTCATTTAATCAGAATAGATGCAGGGGATGAGGCATTGATTGCAATTCCCAGTATACGCTCCGAACGCTTGCGTGAAATATATGAGCTTTTAAAATCGGCAGGTTTTTCAAAGATAAAACTTCTGCCCGCAATTTCGCAAATCATTGACGGTTCAGCCCATTTGGTGCAAGCCCGCGAAATAGATCCGCAGGATTTGCTTACCCGCACTCCTGTTACAATTTCTTTAAAAAAGAGTTTGGCTTATCTTCGAGGAAAGCGTGTTTTAATTACGGGTGCCGGAGGTTCTATCGGAAGCGAGCTTTGCCGGCAGCTTTTATCGGGCGGTGCCGAACGCCTCTATCTTTTCGGACACGGAGAAAATTCCATTTATCAAATTTATAAGGAGCTTAAAATATTGCAGGCCGGCGGCGTCGGCGACAAGGCTACAATTGTTCCGGTTATAGGAGAGTTAAAAGACCGCGAGTACATGCGCTATATTATTAAGCAATTAAAATGCGATGCGGTTTTTCATACGGCGGCTTATAAACACGTTCCTTTGATGGAAGAAAATCCTGTTGCGGTTATCGAAAACAATGTCTTCGGAACAAAAAATCTTTTGGATGCCTGTATCGAATTCGGAGTAAAGCGCTTTGTTTTAATATCTACCGATAAGGCCGTTGAGCCTGTTTCGGTTTACGGCGTTTCAAAACTATTAAGCGAAAAACTGGTATTGCAGGCTGCCGAAACCGTAAAAGAAAAAAAAGATTCGGCCTACATGTTTGTCCGCTTCGGAAATGTTTTGGGCTCGCGTGGTTCTATCTTTCCGCTTTTTGTAGAGCAGATACAAAACGGAGGGCCCGTAACCGTAACCGATAAAAATATGATCCGCTTTTTTATGACGATTCCGGAAGCATGCTCTCTGGTTTTGCAGACAGGAGGTGTCGGCAAATCGGGTGAGTCCTATCTTCTCGATATGGGGGAACCTGTAAATATTTATGAGACGGCGAAGCAGTTGATAAGTTACATGGGTTTTGAACCGGAAAAAGATATTAAGATAGAAATAATCGGCCCCAGAGAAGGCGAGCGTTTGGAAGAGCCTCTTTGGTCATCAACCGAGTATCTTGAAAAAACGGATTACGAAAAAATCATGCGCTTACGTGATAAAAAAGAATTCGATTCTAAAAACTTAAACGAAATTTTAAATACCCTATATCCGTTTTGTTTTTATAGTGAAGAACACAAAGATGATTTCCGCAACAAAGAAAAGATGCGCAAGGTTTTGGAAGAAGAAAATTTGTTAATTTATAAAAATGAATGTAAATAA
- the radA gene encoding DNA repair protein RadA: MAKKKTGDLAHRCSKCGYTQARWLGRCPECGEWNTFEEVTINQDYSAAERSIAEKFVKEAHSVPLDAIEANDAVRLSTGIAEFDRVLGGGAVKRSAILIGGEPGIGKSTLLLQAASASSLGSVKKVLYVSGEESGGQIRSRADRLNLPLKNIELLCTCRLEDVERVLNKVNPVFVIIDSIQTMYSADAGAVPGTINQLKLCAHELVSWVKERDSVLFLTAHVTKDGNIAGPKVLEHLVDTVISFERTEDDVRFLRALKNRFGSVDELGIFSMDESGLKAIDDPSSLFITNRTGPLPAGSAAVPVCEGSRVFMVEIQALTVPAKGAVTRVFSDKIDSARVSRIAAVLEKRIGLQFSDQDIYVNVAGGIRLKEPAADLAIALALYSARANIPAQKEGAYIGELSLAGEIRSVKKLKQRIKTAQSMGFTKVVSPPPSDSEAGDINISQLFKAEDLSSAIKKVFG; this comes from the coding sequence ATGGCAAAAAAGAAAACTGGAGACCTTGCACACCGCTGCAGCAAATGCGGTTACACTCAAGCCCGATGGCTCGGCCGATGCCCCGAATGCGGCGAATGGAATACTTTTGAAGAGGTTACAATCAATCAAGATTATTCCGCAGCCGAAAGGAGCATTGCAGAAAAATTTGTAAAAGAAGCTCATTCCGTTCCTCTTGATGCTATTGAAGCAAATGATGCCGTCCGCCTTTCTACGGGGATTGCGGAATTTGACAGGGTGCTGGGCGGAGGTGCCGTAAAGCGTTCGGCAATTTTAATCGGAGGAGAGCCGGGTATAGGAAAATCGACACTGCTCTTACAAGCTGCTTCGGCCTCTTCTTTGGGTTCCGTAAAAAAGGTTCTGTATGTTTCGGGAGAAGAATCGGGCGGGCAAATCCGTTCCCGTGCCGATAGGCTGAATCTTCCTTTAAAAAATATTGAACTTTTATGCACTTGCAGGTTGGAAGATGTAGAGAGAGTTTTAAACAAGGTAAATCCCGTTTTTGTTATAATCGATTCAATTCAAACTATGTATTCCGCAGATGCCGGAGCCGTTCCGGGAACTATAAATCAATTAAAGCTATGTGCTCACGAGCTTGTATCTTGGGTTAAAGAAAGGGACAGCGTTTTGTTTTTAACTGCCCATGTAACAAAAGACGGAAACATAGCGGGGCCTAAGGTTCTCGAACACCTCGTGGACACGGTCATTTCTTTTGAGAGGACAGAAGACGATGTGCGTTTTTTGCGAGCTCTAAAAAACCGGTTCGGCTCGGTTGACGAGCTTGGAATTTTCTCGATGGATGAAAGCGGTTTAAAAGCCATAGATGACCCCTCTTCATTATTTATTACCAATCGGACAGGGCCTCTGCCTGCGGGTTCCGCTGCCGTTCCTGTCTGCGAGGGGAGCCGTGTTTTTATGGTAGAAATACAGGCCCTTACGGTTCCTGCCAAGGGTGCGGTTACAAGAGTTTTTTCGGACAAGATAGATTCCGCCCGCGTCAGCCGCATCGCCGCCGTTTTGGAAAAAAGAATAGGCTTACAATTTTCGGATCAAGATATTTATGTAAACGTTGCAGGAGGCATAAGGCTTAAAGAACCCGCCGCCGACCTCGCCATAGCACTTGCTCTTTATTCCGCTCGTGCAAATATACCTGCTCAAAAAGAAGGAGCCTACATTGGCGAGTTAAGCCTCGCAGGAGAAATCCGAAGCGTCAAAAAATTAAAACAAAGAATCAAAACCGCCCAAAGCATGGGCTTTACAAAAGTCGTGTCGCCCCCTCCTTCCGATTCCGAAGCGGGAGACATAAACATCTCACAGCTTTTTAAAGCAGAAGATTTAAGCTCGGCAATAAAGAAGGTGTTTGGGTAA
- a CDS encoding Rpn family recombination-promoting nuclease/putative transposase translates to MSTSNRKYKDSVFVDLFSEDEKAKENFLSLYNALHGTHLPLSSPVENIRLENVMYMNIINDVSCLVDGKIIVLAEHQSTINENMPLRFLEYIARLYEKLQAPTDRYLRKLSKIPTPEFYVFYNGKDDYPETTTLKLSDAFITKPEQVPLELKVQVLNINTDKANKVLAACKPLEEYSLFVEEVRKQTQLDPENGFTNAVKICIEKGILKEYLQRKSREVINMLVAEYDYDTDIAVQREESLRIGIQQGFSDGSYQKALETAKLMKGMNYPINDICTISGLSVEEIKAL, encoded by the coding sequence ATGAGTACTTCAAACAGAAAATACAAAGATTCGGTTTTTGTCGATTTATTCAGCGAAGACGAAAAAGCAAAAGAAAATTTTTTATCTCTTTATAACGCCTTACACGGTACACACCTTCCGCTTTCGTCTCCGGTTGAAAATATAAGACTTGAAAACGTTATGTACATGAACATAATCAATGATGTTTCCTGCCTTGTAGACGGTAAAATCATAGTGTTGGCAGAACATCAATCAACAATAAACGAAAATATGCCTTTGCGTTTTTTAGAATATATAGCAAGGCTATATGAAAAACTGCAAGCACCGACTGATCGGTATTTAAGAAAACTGTCAAAAATCCCTACACCTGAATTCTATGTTTTTTATAACGGCAAGGACGACTACCCGGAAACTACAACATTAAAGCTATCCGATGCATTCATCACAAAACCTGAACAAGTGCCGTTGGAATTGAAGGTGCAAGTGCTTAATATTAACACGGATAAAGCAAACAAAGTTTTAGCAGCCTGCAAACCGCTTGAAGAATATAGCCTTTTTGTAGAAGAGGTAAGAAAGCAAACCCAACTCGATCCGGAAAACGGCTTTACCAATGCGGTAAAGATATGCATAGAAAAAGGCATCTTAAAAGAATACTTACAGAGAAAATCACGGGAGGTAATAAACATGTTAGTAGCCGAATACGATTATGATACGGATATTGCAGTACAGAGAGAAGAAAGCCTAAGAATTGGCATACAACAAGGCTTTTCCGACGGCTCATACCAAAAAGCTCTTGAAACGGCAAAGCTGATGAAAGGTATGAATTATCCAATCAATGATATTTGTACAATATCAGGGCTTTCCGTTGAAGAAATAAAAGCTCTATAA
- a CDS encoding type II toxin-antitoxin system RelB/DinJ family antitoxin, translated as MAQTNINIRIDEDLKNQFEAFCSDIGMTMTTAFCVFAKAAVRKQKIPFEISTDPFYSESNMAHLRRGIEALNAGKWVEHELIEAGE; from the coding sequence ATGGCACAGACAAACATAAATATCCGTATAGATGAGGACTTAAAAAACCAGTTTGAAGCTTTTTGTTCCGATATTGGAATGACAATGACAACAGCATTTTGCGTGTTTGCAAAAGCGGCGGTTAGGAAACAAAAAATACCGTTTGAAATATCAACAGATCCATTCTACAGTGAAAGTAACATGGCTCACTTACGCCGCGGAATTGAAGCTCTGAACGCTGGAAAATGGGTAGAACATGAGCTTATCGAGGCGGGCGAATAA
- a CDS encoding threonine/serine exporter family protein, translated as MPLYVHTIASFIASFCFWFLFSVPRKNIYLSGLCGSVSWTILIFFQNIGINYIFATLAGALAVGLLADLFAVLQKTPVTCFIVIGTIPLVPGFKVYKTMLFFVTDKLEKGVSEGVQAAFIAIAISVGLIISASITRLIRAVKKKAAEKKNK; from the coding sequence ATGCCGCTATATGTACATACAATTGCATCATTTATCGCAAGTTTTTGTTTTTGGTTTTTGTTTTCGGTTCCGAGAAAAAATATTTATTTAAGCGGTCTATGCGGAAGTGTCTCTTGGACAATCCTTATATTTTTTCAGAACATCGGTATAAATTATATATTTGCAACCTTAGCAGGAGCATTGGCCGTAGGCCTCCTGGCTGATTTATTCGCAGTGCTTCAAAAAACACCGGTTACATGTTTTATCGTTATAGGCACGATCCCTTTAGTTCCCGGATTTAAAGTTTATAAGACCATGCTTTTTTTTGTTACCGACAAATTGGAAAAAGGAGTTAGCGAGGGCGTTCAAGCCGCTTTTATCGCAATAGCGATATCCGTAGGTTTAATTATTTCTGCATCGATAACCCGTCTTATCAGAGCCGTCAAGAAAAAAGCGGCAGAGAAAAAAAATAAATAA
- a CDS encoding Mrp/NBP35 family ATP-binding protein → MSQTCNHECEGCNLTCDERTAAPNSFIESPNKLSSIKKVIAIISGKGGVGKSLITSLSAVQSQKKGYQCAILDADITGPSIPKAFGISGTVVGNDSGIFPAKTKTGIDIMSVNLLLENETDPVIWRGPVIAGTVKQFWTDVIWKDIDFMFIDMPPGTGDVPLTVFQSIPVDGIIVATSPQELVSMIVAKAVNMAKKMNIPIIGLVENFSYFTCPDNGKDYHIFGESGIDEIALEYGIPVLAKLPIDPEIAKACDKGKIENIDAPWFNPIVECIAKL, encoded by the coding sequence ATGAGTCAAACTTGTAATCATGAATGTGAAGGTTGTAATTTAACCTGTGATGAAAGAACTGCTGCGCCGAACAGTTTTATTGAGAGCCCGAATAAACTCAGCAGCATTAAAAAAGTTATCGCAATTATAAGCGGTAAGGGCGGAGTAGGAAAATCTCTTATTACTTCCTTATCTGCGGTACAATCCCAAAAAAAAGGTTATCAATGTGCTATCCTTGATGCCGATATTACAGGGCCGTCTATTCCTAAAGCTTTCGGAATATCCGGAACTGTTGTAGGAAACGATTCTGGTATTTTTCCTGCAAAGACTAAAACCGGAATTGATATTATGTCGGTTAATCTGCTTCTTGAAAATGAAACCGATCCTGTTATATGGAGGGGTCCTGTAATTGCCGGCACTGTAAAACAATTTTGGACGGATGTTATTTGGAAAGATATTGATTTTATGTTTATCGATATGCCTCCCGGAACCGGCGATGTGCCTCTCACCGTTTTCCAATCCATACCTGTAGACGGTATTATTGTGGCGACTTCTCCTCAGGAACTTGTTTCAATGATAGTTGCCAAGGCTGTCAATATGGCAAAAAAAATGAACATACCTATAATCGGTTTGGTTGAAAACTTTTCGTATTTTACTTGTCCCGATAACGGAAAAGATTATCATATTTTCGGAGAAAGCGGCATTGATGAAATAGCTTTAGAGTACGGTATTCCGGTTCTTGCAAAACTTCCTATTGATCCTGAAATTGCGAAGGCTTGCGATAAAGGCAAAATAGAAAACATTGATGCACCATGGTTCAATCCTATTGTTGAATGTATTGCAAAACTTTAA